A section of the Mesorhizobium loti genome encodes:
- the ptsP gene encoding phosphoenolpyruvate--protein phosphotransferase — protein MRDQASGPRVLLKRLRELMQEPLEPQERLDRIVRDIASNMVAEVCSLYVLRADSVLELYATEGLNPNAVHLAQLRLGQGLVGTIAASARPLNLSNAQEHPAFAYLPETGEEIYNSFLGVPVLRAGRTLGVLVVQNKTMRHYRDDEVEALETTAMVIAEMIATGDLARLTRPGLELDLRRPVSFTGLSFNDGVGLGHVVLHEPRIVVTNLFNEDSEEEVRRLESSLGSLRLSIDDMLERRDVAFEGEHRQVLEAYRMFANDRGWVRRLEEAIRNGLTAEAAVEKVQSDMRARMLHMTDPYLRERMSDFDDLANRLLRQLMGRGPEDVAASLPKDAIIVARSMGAAELLDYPRDKLRGLVLEDGAATSHVVIVARAMGIPVAGQMKGAVSMAENGDAIIVDGEEGTIHLRPQSDLEAAYAEKVRFRARRQEVYRELRKKPSMTRDGVQVDLLMNAGLAVDLPQLAEAGAAGIGLFRTELQFMVASTFPRAEAQEKLYRDVLEAARGKPVTFRTIDIGGDKVLPYFKGAIQEENPALGWRAIRLTLDRPGLLRTQIRALLKASGGRELKLMLPMVTELGEIAQAREIIDREVRHLSRFAHHLPTSLKLGAMLEVPSLLFQLDELMKAVDFVSVGSNDLFQFVMAVDRGNTQLANRFDTLSAPFLRVLKLIADAGIRNHTPVTLCGELAGKPISAMALIGLGFRSISMSPASIGPVKAMLTELPLDELTEFFDDNLMAPAQGLPMRALLQAFADDRSIPL, from the coding sequence ATGCGTGACCAGGCCAGTGGCCCGCGCGTTTTGCTGAAACGGCTCCGCGAGCTCATGCAGGAGCCGCTGGAGCCGCAGGAGCGGCTTGACCGGATCGTGCGCGACATCGCGTCCAACATGGTCGCGGAAGTGTGTTCGCTCTATGTGCTGCGCGCCGATTCGGTGCTCGAGCTCTACGCCACCGAGGGTCTGAACCCGAACGCCGTCCACCTGGCGCAACTGCGACTGGGACAAGGCCTGGTCGGCACCATCGCCGCAAGCGCACGGCCGCTCAACCTCTCCAATGCTCAGGAACATCCGGCCTTCGCCTACCTGCCGGAGACCGGGGAAGAAATCTACAATTCCTTCCTTGGCGTGCCGGTGCTCAGGGCAGGGCGCACGCTGGGCGTCCTCGTCGTCCAGAACAAGACCATGCGTCATTACCGCGACGACGAGGTCGAGGCGCTGGAAACCACCGCGATGGTCATCGCCGAGATGATCGCCACCGGCGACCTGGCGCGGCTGACCCGGCCCGGCCTCGAACTCGACTTGCGCCGGCCTGTCAGCTTCACCGGCCTGTCCTTCAACGATGGCGTCGGGCTTGGCCATGTCGTGCTGCACGAGCCGCGCATCGTCGTCACCAATCTGTTCAACGAGGACAGCGAGGAAGAGGTCCGACGGCTGGAAAGCTCGCTCGGGTCGCTGCGGCTCTCCATCGACGACATGCTGGAGCGCCGCGACGTCGCTTTCGAGGGCGAGCACCGCCAGGTGCTGGAAGCCTATCGCATGTTCGCCAATGACCGTGGCTGGGTGCGACGCCTGGAAGAGGCGATCCGCAACGGCCTGACGGCAGAAGCCGCGGTGGAAAAGGTGCAGAGCGACATGCGCGCCCGCATGCTGCACATGACAGATCCTTATCTGCGCGAGCGGATGAGCGATTTCGACGACCTCGCCAACCGGCTGCTGCGCCAGCTGATGGGACGCGGGCCGGAAGATGTCGCGGCTTCGCTGCCGAAGGACGCCATCATCGTCGCCCGCTCGATGGGCGCCGCCGAACTGCTCGACTACCCTCGCGACAAGCTGCGCGGGCTGGTGCTGGAGGATGGCGCCGCCACGAGCCATGTCGTCATCGTCGCCCGCGCCATGGGCATTCCGGTCGCCGGCCAGATGAAGGGCGCGGTTTCGATGGCCGAAAACGGCGACGCCATTATCGTCGACGGCGAGGAAGGCACGATCCATCTGCGGCCGCAGTCCGATCTCGAAGCCGCCTATGCCGAAAAAGTGCGGTTCAGGGCGCGCCGGCAGGAGGTCTACCGCGAACTGCGCAAGAAGCCGTCGATGACCAGGGACGGCGTCCAGGTCGACCTCTTGATGAATGCCGGGCTTGCCGTCGACCTGCCGCAGCTGGCCGAGGCGGGTGCTGCCGGCATCGGCCTGTTCCGCACCGAGTTGCAGTTCATGGTCGCCTCGACCTTTCCGCGTGCCGAGGCACAGGAAAAACTCTATCGCGACGTGCTGGAGGCCGCACGCGGCAAGCCGGTCACCTTCCGCACCATCGACATTGGCGGCGACAAGGTGCTGCCCTACTTCAAGGGCGCTATCCAAGAAGAGAACCCGGCGCTCGGCTGGCGGGCGATCCGCCTGACGCTGGATCGGCCGGGGCTGCTGCGCACCCAAATCCGCGCCCTGCTGAAGGCCAGCGGCGGGCGCGAGCTCAAGCTGATGCTGCCCATGGTGACCGAGCTCGGCGAAATTGCCCAGGCGCGAGAAATCATCGACCGCGAAGTGCGGCATCTGTCGCGCTTCGCCCACCATCTGCCGACCAGCCTCAAGCTGGGCGCGATGCTGGAAGTGCCGTCGCTTCTGTTCCAGCTCGACGAATTGATGAAGGCGGTCGACTTCGTCTCGGTCGGGTCGAACGATCTGTTCCAGTTCGTCATGGCGGTCGACCGCGGCAACACGCAATTGGCCAACCGCTTCGACACGCTGTCGGCGCCGTTCCTGCGCGTCTTGAAGCTGATCGCCGATGCCGGCATCCGCAACCACACGCCGGTGACGCTGTGCGGTGAGCTCGCCGGCAAGCCGATCTCGGCGATGGCGCTGATCGGCCTCGGATTCCGCTCGATCTCGATGTCACCGGCCTCGATCGGCCCGGTCAAGGCGATGCTGACGGAATTGCCGCTGGATGAGCTGACGGAGTTCTTCGACGACAATCTGATGGCGCCCGCGCAGGGGCTGCCGATGCGGGCGCTGTTGCAGGCCTTTGCCGACGACCGCTCGATCCCGTTGTAG
- the prfA gene encoding peptide chain release factor 1: MVNLPRDRMDQVVKRFEMLEAQMSAGPAPDAYVKMASEYAELQDMVAKVRELRAAEHEQADLEAMLADKGTDAEMRALAEADLPGVEERIEALQKDIQILLLPKDAADDKNAILEIRAGTGGDEAALFAGDLFRMYERYAAERGWRFETVSASDGDAGGFKEIIATVSGKGVFAHLKFESGVHRVQRVPATEASGRIHTSAATVAVLPEAEEVDIEIRAEDIRIDTMRASGSGGQHVNTTDSAVRITHLPTGIMVVQAEKSQHQNRAKAMQILRARLYDLERGKADEERSESRKSQVGSGDRSERIRTYNFPQGRVTDHRINLTLYKLDRVMMGELDEVIDALIADHQSKLLADIGLDG; the protein is encoded by the coding sequence ATGGTCAATTTGCCCCGCGATCGCATGGATCAAGTCGTCAAGCGTTTCGAGATGCTCGAAGCGCAGATGTCGGCCGGACCGGCGCCGGATGCCTATGTGAAGATGGCGTCCGAATATGCCGAACTGCAGGACATGGTGGCCAAGGTCAGGGAATTGCGAGCGGCCGAACACGAGCAGGCCGACCTCGAGGCAATGCTCGCCGACAAGGGCACCGACGCCGAGATGCGGGCGCTCGCCGAGGCGGATCTGCCGGGGGTGGAGGAGCGCATCGAGGCGTTGCAGAAGGACATCCAGATACTGCTCCTGCCCAAGGATGCCGCCGACGACAAGAACGCCATCCTCGAAATCCGCGCCGGAACCGGCGGCGACGAGGCCGCGCTCTTCGCCGGCGACCTGTTTCGCATGTATGAGCGCTATGCCGCCGAGCGTGGCTGGCGGTTCGAGACGGTGTCGGCCAGCGACGGCGATGCTGGCGGGTTCAAGGAAATCATCGCCACGGTCTCCGGCAAGGGCGTTTTCGCCCATCTGAAATTCGAGTCCGGCGTGCATCGCGTGCAGCGCGTGCCGGCAACCGAGGCCAGCGGGCGCATTCATACCTCGGCGGCGACGGTCGCCGTGCTGCCGGAAGCCGAAGAGGTCGACATCGAGATCCGTGCCGAGGACATCCGCATCGATACGATGCGCGCCTCGGGTTCGGGCGGCCAGCACGTGAACACCACCGATTCGGCTGTCCGCATCACCCACCTGCCGACCGGCATCATGGTGGTGCAGGCGGAGAAGTCGCAGCACCAGAACCGGGCGAAGGCCATGCAGATCCTGCGCGCCCGGCTATATGACCTGGAGCGCGGCAAGGCTGACGAGGAGCGTTCCGAATCACGCAAATCGCAGGTCGGCTCCGGCGATCGCTCGGAACGCATCCGAACCTATAATTTCCCGCAAGGCCGCGTCACCGACCACCGCATCAACCTGACGCTCTACAAGCTCGACCGGGTGATGATGGGCGAACTCGACGAAGTCATCGACGCGCTGATCGCCGACCACCAGTCGAAACTGCTGGCCGATATCGGCCTCGATGGCTGA
- the prmC gene encoding peptide chain release factor N(5)-glutamine methyltransferase, translating to MADPLPKALGPLLREARARLVAAGVDDPVLDARLIVEHFSGTTRTQAIADPEHEIDRNAIAAIDAALGRRAAGEPVHRILGYREFYGLRLALSPETLEPRPDTETLVEAVLPFVKTIAAREGSCRILDLGTGTGAIALALLSAVPTATATGVDIAAGALATAARNAGQTGLGDRFATVRSDWFEKVSGRYHVIAANPPYIPSRHIGNLQDEVRDFDPRLALDGGVDGLTPYRIIAAEAAPFLEAESRIAVEIGHTQRTEVNDIFRAAGYAAGELFRDLGGNDRVLVFQRG from the coding sequence ATGGCTGACCCGCTGCCCAAGGCGCTGGGTCCGCTGTTGCGGGAAGCGCGGGCCAGGCTTGTGGCGGCCGGGGTGGATGATCCCGTACTCGACGCACGGCTGATTGTCGAACATTTTTCCGGCACGACCCGTACGCAGGCCATTGCCGACCCTGAACATGAGATCGACAGGAACGCCATCGCCGCGATCGACGCCGCCCTGGGGCGCCGAGCCGCCGGCGAACCCGTGCATCGCATCCTGGGCTACCGTGAATTCTACGGTTTGCGTCTGGCGCTGTCGCCGGAAACGCTGGAGCCAAGGCCGGATACCGAAACGCTGGTCGAGGCGGTGCTGCCTTTCGTCAAGACAATTGCCGCGCGGGAGGGTTCGTGCCGCATCCTCGATCTCGGCACGGGGACGGGCGCCATCGCGCTCGCGCTGCTGAGTGCGGTGCCGACCGCGACCGCCACCGGTGTCGACATCGCAGCCGGAGCGCTGGCGACGGCGGCCCGCAATGCCGGGCAAACCGGACTTGGCGACCGGTTCGCGACGGTGCGGTCGGATTGGTTCGAAAAAGTTTCCGGCCGATACCATGTAATTGCCGCAAACCCTCCCTATATACCTTCACGACACATTGGAAATCTGCAGGACGAGGTCCGCGATTTCGACCCGCGCCTGGCCCTGGATGGCGGCGTGGATGGGCTGACCCCCTACCGGATCATCGCCGCCGAAGCGGCACCGTTTCTGGAAGCAGAAAGCAGGATTGCGGTCGAGATCGGCCACACGCAACGCACCGAGGTCAACGATATATTCCGCGCAGCCGGCTACGCTGCGGGCGAGTTGTTTCGTGATCTTGGCGGAAACGACAGGGTTCTTGTCTTTCAAAGGGGATAA
- a CDS encoding DUF4167 domain-containing protein, which yields MRPQQQNRRMRGRNNNGGGGGNNNNNNNRKGPNPLTRNYESNGPDVKIRGSAQQIAEKYATLARDAQSSGDRVMAENYLQHAEHYNRIIAAAQAQMPIQNVQQNRDDFDDDGDEDRDEFDNAGNNGAGNSGNTVSEPQVPVINHGAGPQPVIEGMPAEVALNRDGRDNRDNAGRDNAGRDNAGRDNNGRNNNRDSNGGRHRDRRPNGGYGQNGQRDYASSAEQGGQQQRNEFPGQAEVQAESGSPAETAVIAEPAPLFESFSPAALAAQAELNEAATESGAARRPRRPRRPRASADQVDAGSGNADAGEVAAAPADNGSSEPVIADIDN from the coding sequence ATGAGGCCACAACAGCAGAACAGGCGCATGCGCGGTCGCAATAACAATGGCGGCGGCGGTGGCAATAACAATAACAACAACAACCGCAAGGGCCCGAATCCCCTGACGCGCAACTACGAGAGCAACGGCCCGGACGTGAAGATCCGTGGATCAGCTCAGCAGATCGCCGAAAAATACGCCACCCTGGCCCGTGACGCGCAAAGCTCCGGCGACAGGGTCATGGCGGAGAACTATCTCCAGCACGCCGAACACTATAATCGCATCATTGCCGCCGCGCAGGCGCAGATGCCGATCCAGAACGTCCAGCAGAACCGCGACGATTTCGACGATGACGGTGATGAGGATCGCGACGAGTTCGACAATGCAGGTAACAATGGGGCCGGCAACAGCGGCAACACCGTTTCCGAACCACAAGTACCTGTGATCAACCACGGCGCTGGTCCGCAGCCGGTGATCGAAGGCATGCCGGCGGAGGTCGCGCTGAACCGGGACGGCCGCGACAATCGTGACAATGCCGGGCGTGACAATGCCGGGCGCGATAACGCCGGGCGTGACAATAACGGACGCAACAATAACCGCGACAGCAATGGCGGGCGCCACCGCGATCGCCGTCCCAATGGCGGCTATGGCCAGAATGGCCAGCGCGATTATGCTTCGTCCGCCGAGCAAGGCGGTCAGCAGCAGCGCAACGAGTTCCCGGGGCAGGCAGAAGTACAGGCAGAGTCCGGTTCGCCGGCCGAGACCGCCGTGATAGCCGAGCCGGCGCCGCTGTTCGAGAGTTTTTCGCCTGCGGCTCTTGCCGCCCAGGCCGAACTCAACGAGGCGGCCACCGAGAGCGGTGCCGCCCGCCGTCCGCGCCGTCCGCGCCGTCCGCGCGCCAGTGCCGACCAGGTCGACGCCGGCAGCGGCAATGCGGATGCCGGCGAGGTGGCCGCGGCTCCGGCAGACAACGGCAGTTCCGAGCCGGTGATTGCCGATATCGACAACTGA
- the clpB gene encoding ATP-dependent chaperone ClpB, whose product MNLEKYSERVRGFIQSAQTMALSRNHQQFTPEHILKVLVDDDEGLAASLIERAGGNVRDVKLGVETALEAMPKVEGGNGQLYLAQPLAKVFSTAEELAKKAGDSFVTVERLLQALTMEKSAKTADILAKAGVTAQALNQVINDVRKGRTADSASAEQGYDALKKYARDLTADARAGKLDPVIGRDDEIRRTIQVLSRRTKNNPVLIGEPGVGKTAIAEGLALRIVNGDVPESLKDKQLMALDMGALIAGAKYRGEFEERLKAVLSEVTSANGNIILFIDEMHTLVGAGKADGAMDASNLLKPALARGELHCVGATTLDEYRKHVEKDPALARRFQPVFVDEPTVEDTVSILRGLKEKYEQHHKVRISDSALVAAATLSNRYIADRFLPDKAIDLVDEAASRLRMQVDSKPEALDEIDRRIMQLKIEREALKVETDDASKDRLARLEKELVGLEEESTEITAKWQAEKQKLGLAADLKKQLDEARNELAIAQRKGEFQRAGELAYGKIPELEKKLKEAEAQDGKAGMVEEVVTPDHVAHIVSRWTGIPVDKMLQGERDKLLRMEDEIGKRVVGQGEAVQAVSKAVRRARAGLQDPNRPIGSFMFLGPTGVGKTELTKALASFLFDDESAMVRIDMSEFMEKHSVARLIGAPPGYVGYEEGGALTEAVRRRPYQVVLFDEIEKAHPDVFNVLLQVLDDGRLTDGQGRTVDFRNTLIIMTSNLGAEYLVNLGEDQDVDAVRDEVMGVVRASFRPEFLNRVDEVILFHRLRRKDMDRIVEIQLKRLESLLVDRKITLSLDHEAIEWLAAKGYDPAYGARPLKRVMQKELQDPLAEKILLGEILDGSTVKVTAGSDRLNFRSKPTVVATEAAA is encoded by the coding sequence ATGAACCTTGAGAAGTACTCCGAGCGCGTGCGCGGCTTTATCCAGTCCGCGCAGACCATGGCGCTCTCCCGCAATCACCAGCAATTCACTCCCGAACACATTTTGAAGGTCCTCGTCGACGATGATGAAGGCCTGGCCGCGTCGCTGATCGAACGCGCCGGCGGCAATGTCCGCGACGTCAAGCTCGGCGTCGAGACGGCGCTCGAGGCAATGCCGAAGGTCGAAGGCGGCAATGGCCAGCTCTATCTGGCGCAGCCGCTCGCCAAGGTGTTCTCGACCGCCGAGGAACTGGCCAAGAAGGCCGGGGACAGCTTCGTCACCGTCGAGCGGCTGTTGCAGGCGCTCACCATGGAGAAGTCGGCAAAGACCGCCGACATCCTGGCCAAGGCCGGTGTCACCGCGCAGGCGCTGAACCAGGTCATCAATGATGTCCGCAAGGGCCGCACCGCCGATTCGGCGAGTGCCGAACAGGGCTATGACGCGCTGAAGAAATACGCGCGCGACCTGACCGCCGATGCCCGCGCCGGCAAGCTGGACCCGGTGATTGGTCGCGACGACGAGATCCGCCGCACCATCCAGGTGCTGTCGCGGCGCACCAAGAACAATCCAGTGCTGATCGGCGAGCCGGGCGTCGGCAAGACGGCGATCGCCGAAGGCCTGGCGCTGCGCATCGTCAATGGCGATGTGCCTGAATCGCTGAAGGACAAGCAGTTGATGGCGCTTGACATGGGCGCGCTGATCGCCGGTGCCAAATATCGCGGCGAGTTCGAGGAGCGGCTGAAGGCCGTGCTCTCGGAAGTCACCTCGGCCAATGGCAACATCATCCTGTTCATCGACGAGATGCACACGCTGGTCGGCGCTGGCAAGGCGGATGGCGCGATGGATGCGTCTAACCTGTTGAAGCCGGCGCTGGCGCGCGGCGAACTGCACTGCGTTGGCGCCACCACGCTCGATGAATACCGCAAGCATGTCGAGAAGGATCCGGCACTTGCCCGCCGCTTCCAACCGGTCTTCGTCGATGAGCCGACAGTAGAGGATACGGTCTCGATCCTGCGCGGCCTGAAGGAGAAATACGAGCAGCACCACAAGGTGCGCATCTCCGACTCGGCTCTGGTGGCGGCGGCGACGCTGTCCAATCGCTACATCGCCGACCGCTTCCTGCCGGACAAGGCGATCGACCTGGTCGACGAGGCCGCCTCGCGGCTTCGCATGCAGGTCGATTCCAAGCCCGAGGCGCTGGACGAGATCGACCGCCGCATCATGCAGCTCAAGATCGAGCGCGAGGCGCTGAAGGTCGAGACGGATGACGCCTCGAAAGACCGGCTCGCCCGCCTGGAAAAGGAACTTGTCGGGCTCGAAGAGGAATCCACCGAGATCACCGCCAAATGGCAGGCCGAGAAGCAGAAGCTCGGTCTTGCCGCCGACTTGAAGAAGCAGCTCGACGAGGCGCGCAACGAACTGGCCATTGCCCAGCGCAAGGGTGAATTCCAGCGCGCCGGCGAGCTTGCCTATGGCAAGATCCCCGAACTGGAAAAGAAGCTCAAGGAAGCCGAAGCCCAGGACGGCAAGGCCGGCATGGTCGAGGAGGTGGTCACCCCCGACCACGTCGCCCATATCGTCTCGCGCTGGACCGGCATTCCGGTCGACAAGATGCTGCAGGGCGAGCGCGACAAGCTGCTGCGCATGGAAGACGAGATCGGCAAGCGGGTCGTCGGCCAGGGTGAGGCGGTGCAAGCCGTTTCCAAGGCAGTGCGGCGCGCCCGTGCCGGCCTGCAGGATCCGAACCGTCCGATCGGCTCGTTCATGTTCCTCGGGCCGACGGGTGTCGGCAAGACCGAACTGACCAAGGCGCTGGCAAGCTTCCTGTTCGACGACGAGAGCGCGATGGTGCGCATCGACATGTCGGAGTTCATGGAGAAGCACTCGGTCGCCCGGCTGATCGGCGCGCCTCCCGGCTATGTCGGCTATGAGGAAGGCGGCGCGCTCACCGAAGCGGTGCGGCGCCGGCCCTATCAGGTCGTGCTGTTCGACGAGATCGAGAAGGCGCATCCCGATGTCTTCAACGTGCTCTTGCAGGTACTCGATGACGGCCGGCTCACCGACGGGCAGGGCCGCACGGTCGATTTCCGCAACACGCTGATCATCATGACGTCGAATCTCGGTGCCGAATATCTGGTCAATCTCGGCGAGGACCAGGACGTCGACGCGGTGCGCGACGAGGTGATGGGCGTGGTGAGAGCGTCGTTCCGGCCGGAGTTCCTCAACCGCGTCGACGAGGTGATCCTGTTCCACCGGCTGCGCCGCAAGGACATGGACCGCATCGTCGAGATCCAGCTCAAGCGGCTGGAAAGCCTGCTTGTCGATCGCAAGATCACGCTGTCGCTGGATCACGAGGCGATCGAGTGGCTGGCGGCCAAGGGCTATGACCCGGCCTATGGCGCGCGGCCGCTGAAGCGGGTGATGCAGAAGGAGTTGCAGGATCCGCTGGCGGAGAAGATCCTGCTCGGCGAGATCCTCGACGGCTCGACAGTCAAGGTGACGGCCGGCTCCGACCGGCTGAACTTCCGTTCGAAGCCGACGGTCGTGGCGACCGAAGCGGCGGCTTGA
- a CDS encoding MmcQ/YjbR family DNA-binding protein → MTLDDYNGFCASLPATNHVVQWGGAHVWKVGTKVFAIGGWDQGQQLFVTFKCSDIAYDVLKEQPGLRPAPYLASRGMKWIQRRTSQSMDDDALKDYLRESHRLVALKLTKQARKDLGLVAS, encoded by the coding sequence ATGACGCTGGACGACTACAACGGCTTCTGCGCCTCGCTGCCCGCAACAAACCATGTCGTCCAGTGGGGTGGCGCCCATGTCTGGAAGGTCGGGACCAAGGTGTTTGCGATCGGCGGCTGGGATCAGGGCCAGCAGCTCTTTGTCACTTTCAAATGTTCCGACATTGCCTATGACGTGCTCAAGGAACAGCCAGGGCTGCGGCCCGCGCCCTATCTTGCCTCTCGCGGCATGAAATGGATCCAGCGTCGGACAAGCCAGAGCATGGATGATGATGCGCTGAAGGACTATTTGCGCGAGAGCCATCGCCTTGTCGCCCTGAAGCTGACCAAGCAGGCGCGCAAGGACCTGGGCCTTGTCGCAAGCTAG
- a CDS encoding L,D-transpeptidase family protein, whose translation MFRTISALSALAAGLVSFGALAAPTQDNAPRLVRAADDGGILVAQDGNLDIYYDARGNRVIVDADTGKVIAIQPPQTRLDRRALRRETRLRELGRAPADDDRYYLDDPEDMARFRRKQLEEEGRVIPPPADEYDPYGDNSVEAYPPAPQDNGNYDNNYPDAPQPAKPGTIKRQPLNEASIDPLQPATPTEQAPPADQSALPPKIGGKTTVDPSLSLGARQDVAALQVLLDRGGASPGVIDGRFGSNVDKAIAAYNEITGSNLKSTDAVGIQTALAQSGGDAFANYTITAEDAAGPYVASVPEDYSQKAQLNCMCYTSVTEALAERFHMDENYLKSINKGLDFNRPGTIIKVANFGKLVSTPVARIVADKTKKEVYAYDAGGKLVAAYPATIGSADTPSPTGIHAVSRIALDPNYTYNPNINFKQGQNDKILTIPPGPNGPVGSVWIALDKPTYGIHGTPEPSKIGKTESHGCVRLTNWDARELAKLVSPGVTVEFVGGPSADDVAQQ comes from the coding sequence ATGTTCCGCACAATCTCTGCCCTTTCGGCGCTTGCCGCCGGGCTTGTGTCTTTTGGTGCGCTTGCGGCGCCGACACAGGACAATGCACCACGGCTTGTCCGCGCTGCCGATGACGGCGGCATTCTCGTCGCGCAGGACGGAAATCTGGACATCTACTACGACGCCCGCGGCAACCGCGTCATTGTCGATGCCGATACCGGAAAGGTCATCGCCATCCAGCCGCCGCAGACCCGGCTTGACCGGCGCGCGCTGCGCCGCGAGACAAGGTTGCGCGAGTTGGGCCGGGCTCCCGCCGATGACGACCGCTACTATCTCGACGATCCGGAAGACATGGCGCGGTTCCGCCGCAAGCAATTGGAAGAGGAAGGCCGGGTCATCCCGCCGCCGGCCGACGAATATGACCCGTATGGCGACAATTCGGTGGAAGCCTACCCGCCGGCGCCGCAGGATAACGGCAATTACGACAACAATTATCCCGATGCGCCGCAGCCGGCAAAGCCGGGCACCATCAAGCGCCAGCCGTTGAACGAGGCCTCGATAGACCCTTTGCAGCCCGCTACCCCGACGGAACAGGCCCCGCCGGCCGACCAATCGGCACTGCCGCCGAAGATTGGCGGCAAGACCACGGTTGACCCATCGCTGTCGCTGGGCGCCCGCCAGGATGTGGCGGCGCTGCAGGTGCTGCTCGACCGGGGCGGCGCTTCGCCCGGCGTCATCGACGGGCGCTTCGGCTCGAATGTCGACAAGGCCATCGCCGCCTATAATGAGATCACCGGCAGCAATCTCAAGTCGACCGATGCTGTCGGTATCCAGACGGCTCTTGCGCAATCCGGTGGCGACGCGTTTGCCAACTATACGATCACCGCGGAGGATGCGGCGGGCCCCTATGTCGCCTCGGTCCCGGAAGACTACAGCCAGAAGGCGCAGCTCAACTGCATGTGCTACACCTCTGTCACCGAGGCGTTGGCGGAGCGCTTCCACATGGACGAGAACTATCTGAAGTCGATCAACAAGGGCCTCGACTTCAACCGCCCCGGCACGATCATCAAGGTCGCCAATTTCGGCAAGCTGGTGTCAACGCCGGTCGCGCGGATCGTTGCCGACAAGACCAAGAAAGAAGTGTACGCCTACGATGCGGGTGGCAAGCTGGTGGCGGCTTATCCCGCCACCATCGGCTCGGCCGATACGCCGTCGCCCACCGGCATCCATGCGGTGTCGCGCATCGCGCTCGATCCGAACTACACCTACAACCCGAACATCAATTTCAAGCAGGGCCAAAACGACAAGATCCTGACCATTCCGCCAGGCCCCAACGGACCTGTCGGGTCGGTCTGGATTGCGCTGGACAAGCCGACCTATGGCATCCACGGAACGCCCGAGCCGTCGAAGATCGGCAAGACCGAAAGCCATGGCTGCGTGCGCCTGACCAACTGGGACGCGCGCGAACTGGCCAAGCTGGTGTCGCCGGGGGTTACCGTGGAATTCGTTGGCGGGCCTTCAGCCGATGACGTTGCGCAGCAATGA
- a CDS encoding TMEM175 family protein — protein sequence MKRPLEASAEGRGRIVGITDGVFAIALTLIVLEIRVPAHEAVHSESDLLAAIASLAPRFLTYALSFLTLTIFWFGQQAQHGLIAKSDRRLATLNPCFLAFIALLPFSTDLLADFLEFRTAVLVYWLNLLMLGVTLFASWHYAEKNGFVAEDVDADTRRTVYMRIVKAQILWAIGAALCLLNPASFWSCS from the coding sequence ATGAAGCGTCCACTCGAAGCGTCGGCGGAAGGACGCGGCCGCATTGTCGGCATCACCGACGGCGTCTTCGCCATCGCGCTAACGCTGATCGTGCTCGAGATCAGGGTGCCGGCGCATGAGGCTGTTCATTCCGAGAGCGACCTGCTTGCCGCCATCGCGTCGCTCGCGCCACGCTTCCTGACCTATGCGTTGAGCTTCCTGACCTTGACCATCTTCTGGTTCGGTCAGCAGGCCCAGCATGGACTGATCGCCAAGTCCGACAGACGGCTCGCCACGCTGAACCCTTGCTTTCTCGCCTTCATCGCGCTCTTGCCGTTCTCGACCGACCTGCTGGCGGACTTCCTCGAATTCAGGACCGCGGTGCTGGTCTACTGGCTCAACCTGCTGATGCTCGGCGTCACCCTGTTCGCCAGCTGGCACTATGCGGAGAAGAACGGCTTTGTCGCCGAAGATGTCGACGCCGACACAAGGCGCACGGTCTACATGCGAATCGTCAAGGCCCAGATCCTGTGGGCGATCGGCGCCGCACTCTGCCTGCTCAACCCAGCTTCATTCTGGTCGTGCAGCTGA